From the genome of Polyangiaceae bacterium, one region includes:
- a CDS encoding ABC-F family ATP-binding cassette domain-containing protein — protein sequence MARLLFRNVSFAYGDGVPLLSNVTFHLAPGVYGVVGENGAGKTTVLRLAAGEITPDRGTIAMEPHHATVILCRQTTDAIDNEVKLLAEDMASESFAMRDLFGLDEEELRRWDSLSYGERRRWQLAAALHQAPDVLLVDEPTNHLDKPARDEIAAALRRFRGTALVVSHDRELLDDVCTGTLRVHDGRVDVYALAYSRARDAWEREARAKQDERETLVQKRDAAAHRLSEARDRRARADGMRSASRRMKDRNDSDARGIGADFRVARAERHLGKLVGARRGELERAEAAIPTHENRRAVGRSIFVGYEPAPRPRVLELDMPALFAGDHQVLSDVRVSIARNSRIHVAGPNGAGKSTLVRALVNASMLPPDKLLYLPQDVSSAEAARLLESVRVLPPIERGRALSLVAALGVDPDRLLASGAPSPGEARKLALALALGRRVWALVLDEPTNHLDLPSIERVEEALANYPGALLVVSHDERFAERVTTETWCLRGGRIEVESRAAVTAR from the coding sequence ATGGCAAGACTTTTGTTTCGCAACGTTTCATTTGCGTACGGCGATGGTGTTCCTCTGCTGTCGAACGTGACGTTTCATTTGGCCCCCGGCGTATACGGGGTCGTCGGCGAAAACGGCGCGGGAAAAACCACCGTATTGCGCCTCGCGGCAGGCGAAATCACGCCCGATCGAGGCACGATCGCGATGGAACCGCATCATGCAACCGTGATTCTGTGCAGGCAAACGACAGATGCAATCGATAACGAAGTAAAACTCTTGGCCGAAGACATGGCGAGCGAATCGTTTGCCATGCGCGACCTTTTTGGCCTCGATGAGGAAGAGCTGCGTCGCTGGGATTCGCTGTCGTACGGAGAACGACGGCGATGGCAACTCGCGGCGGCATTGCATCAAGCGCCCGATGTGCTGCTCGTCGACGAGCCGACGAATCACCTCGACAAACCCGCACGCGACGAGATTGCGGCCGCATTGCGGCGTTTTCGCGGCACGGCGCTCGTCGTGTCGCACGATCGCGAATTGCTCGACGACGTGTGCACGGGGACGTTGCGCGTGCACGACGGACGCGTGGATGTGTATGCGCTCGCGTATTCGCGCGCTCGCGATGCATGGGAGCGTGAAGCGCGCGCGAAGCAAGACGAACGGGAAACGCTCGTGCAAAAGCGGGATGCGGCGGCGCATAGGCTTTCCGAGGCGCGCGATCGCCGTGCACGAGCGGATGGAATGCGCAGCGCAAGCCGGCGCATGAAGGATCGGAACGATAGTGATGCTCGCGGCATTGGTGCGGATTTTCGTGTCGCGAGGGCCGAGAGACACTTGGGAAAGCTCGTCGGAGCGCGGCGCGGTGAGCTTGAACGAGCGGAAGCCGCGATTCCCACGCACGAAAACCGTCGTGCCGTTGGGCGCTCGATTTTCGTTGGATACGAGCCAGCTCCGCGACCTCGCGTGCTCGAGCTCGATATGCCCGCGCTTTTCGCTGGCGACCACCAAGTGCTCTCGGACGTGCGTGTTTCTATCGCACGGAACTCGCGCATTCATGTGGCCGGACCGAATGGCGCTGGCAAAAGCACGCTCGTGCGCGCATTGGTGAATGCATCCATGCTCCCCCCGGACAAACTCTTGTACTTGCCGCAAGACGTGAGCTCGGCGGAGGCTGCGCGACTTCTCGAGTCCGTGCGTGTTTTGCCTCCGATCGAGCGCGGGCGCGCATTGTCGCTCGTGGCAGCGCTCGGCGTGGATCCCGATAGGCTACTTGCGTCGGGGGCGCCGTCTCCGGGTGAAGCGCGCAAATTGGCGCTTGCATTGGCGCTTGGCAGGCGCGTATGGGCGCTCGTGCTCGACGAGCCTACGAATCACCTGGATTTGCCGTCCATCGAGCGTGTCGAGGAAGCTCTTGCGAATTATCCGGGTGCTCTTTTGGTGGTGAGTCATGACGAGCGGTTTGCCGAGCGAGTCACGACGGAGACGTGGTGTTTGCGAGGCGGGAGAATCGAGGTAGAAAGCCGCGCAGCGGTCACCGCTCGATGA
- a CDS encoding DUF3459 domain-containing protein: MKNVPPWWSRTTIYQVYLRSFFDASGDGIGDLRGALEKLDYLQDLGVETLWLSPFFQSPHVDAGYDISDYDAVCPDQGTLDDLRRFLDEAHARGMRVLADMVMNHTSDRHAWFEQSRKDRSNEKRDWYIWRRGKKPLGKEPPNNWRSILGPRGWHWDEASGEWYWASFLKCQPDLNYRNPDVQKAMLDVVRRWLAFGFDGFRLDIFHAIFKDEAFEDNPFSPRLIPSEEDPDGFFQSFRATLHHPDTLRFARTLRRVVDEFQNPPRFLVGEVFGKPHVLRKYCEDGDGLHAVFLFKAMQTPFTARGFRSLIEEFEREMPAPLVPTWVFGNHDRMRRGERLEHHPEREKLCAALQLSARGIPCIYNGEELGMRDLDLPLSGAKDPVAAIYGFLPEIVVRALHRQGILLNRDACRSPMQWSSAPNAGFTTADAVPWLPIHPDYRITNVDTEARDPTSILNCYKRLLRLRKQHPALHSGSLSLLPENALPPNVVGMRRTFENDEIDVLLHFDDATRTIVWGSEHSKAIASTYDAPIEGRDRRFVLRPYEALFIER; the protein is encoded by the coding sequence ATGAAAAACGTCCCGCCCTGGTGGTCTCGCACGACCATTTACCAAGTTTATCTCCGCTCCTTTTTCGACGCTTCCGGCGATGGTATCGGCGATCTTCGCGGCGCCCTGGAAAAACTCGACTACCTGCAAGACCTGGGCGTCGAAACATTGTGGCTGAGCCCATTTTTCCAAAGCCCCCACGTCGACGCAGGATACGATATTTCCGATTACGACGCCGTTTGTCCTGACCAAGGAACGCTCGACGATTTGCGGCGTTTCCTCGACGAAGCCCACGCTCGCGGCATGCGCGTGCTCGCCGACATGGTCATGAATCACACGTCCGATCGGCATGCGTGGTTCGAGCAGTCTCGAAAGGATCGTTCGAACGAGAAGCGCGATTGGTACATTTGGCGGCGGGGGAAAAAACCGCTCGGCAAAGAACCTCCGAACAATTGGCGATCCATTCTTGGACCACGCGGATGGCATTGGGACGAGGCATCCGGTGAATGGTATTGGGCAAGTTTTTTGAAATGCCAGCCGGATCTCAATTATCGCAATCCTGACGTGCAAAAAGCGATGCTCGACGTCGTTCGTCGCTGGCTCGCATTCGGTTTCGACGGCTTTCGGCTCGACATTTTCCATGCGATCTTCAAGGACGAGGCGTTCGAGGACAATCCTTTTTCACCTCGATTGATCCCAAGCGAAGAGGATCCGGACGGCTTTTTTCAATCGTTTCGCGCCACGCTCCATCATCCGGATACCCTGCGCTTTGCGCGAACCCTGCGGCGCGTCGTGGACGAGTTTCAAAATCCGCCACGATTTCTCGTGGGTGAGGTATTCGGGAAGCCTCACGTCTTGCGCAAATATTGCGAAGATGGTGACGGATTGCATGCGGTTTTTCTCTTCAAAGCGATGCAAACGCCGTTTACGGCTCGGGGGTTTCGATCGCTCATCGAGGAATTCGAGCGCGAAATGCCCGCGCCGCTCGTCCCCACGTGGGTATTCGGAAATCACGATCGCATGCGCCGCGGCGAGCGCCTCGAGCATCATCCCGAGCGTGAAAAGCTCTGCGCTGCGCTGCAACTGTCCGCGCGAGGCATTCCCTGCATCTACAATGGTGAGGAGCTCGGCATGCGGGACCTCGACCTACCGCTTTCGGGCGCCAAGGATCCCGTGGCGGCCATTTATGGGTTTTTGCCCGAGATCGTCGTACGAGCACTGCACCGCCAAGGCATTCTCTTGAACCGGGACGCATGTCGTTCGCCAATGCAATGGTCGTCCGCGCCAAACGCAGGTTTTACCACGGCGGATGCCGTGCCGTGGCTACCCATACATCCCGATTACAGAATAACGAACGTCGACACCGAAGCTCGGGATCCGACGTCGATCTTGAACTGCTACAAGCGACTCTTGCGCCTGCGAAAGCAGCATCCAGCATTGCATTCGGGATCGCTATCGCTCCTGCCCGAAAATGCTCTGCCGCCCAACGTGGTCGGCATGCGGCGCACGTTTGAAAATGACGAAATCGACGTGCTGCTGCACTTCGACGACGCGACGAGAACCATCGTTTGGGGATCGGAGCATTCGAAGGCGATCGCGTCGACGTACGATGCGCCCATCGAAGGGCGCGACAGACGTTTTGTATTGCGCCCGTACGAAGCGCTTTTCATCGAGCGGTGA
- a CDS encoding acyl-CoA thioesterase, with translation MRTDERFGLRSHRRIEVTWGDCDAASVVFYPRYYEWFDACTHVLLAGAGLSHHTIREKYGLLGTPLIQASAKFVSPATFGDVIDAESYISKIVDRGFTVSHRFCIGNRVVVEGEEVRVWAKATGDSSKPMRTVDPGPEIRAIIEGRYAF, from the coding sequence ATGCGTACGGATGAACGTTTCGGGCTGCGGAGCCATCGCAGAATTGAAGTGACGTGGGGCGATTGCGATGCCGCGAGCGTCGTATTTTATCCCCGCTATTACGAGTGGTTCGATGCGTGCACGCACGTGCTGCTCGCCGGCGCGGGGCTCAGTCACCATACGATCCGTGAAAAATATGGTTTGCTGGGGACGCCATTGATTCAGGCTTCCGCAAAATTCGTGTCACCTGCGACGTTCGGCGACGTGATCGATGCCGAAAGCTATATCTCCAAAATCGTCGACCGCGGTTTTACCGTGAGTCACCGCTTTTGTATTGGCAATCGTGTCGTCGTGGAGGGCGAAGAGGTCCGCGTTTGGGCGAAGGCGACCGGGGATTCGTCGAAACCCATGCGAACGGTCGATCCGGGACCCGAGATCCGCGCCATCATCGAGGGACGCTATGCATTTTGA
- a CDS encoding PAS domain-containing protein, with amino-acid sequence MAQSLPKHDEQPSPDHATSPPTSFELTQRRLLNAVRASPAVLLKQDRELRFTSVVNPSPPLTEADVLGKTELDFFPCEQAEEMQRMKRDVMASGQAARHVVTCTLRGQVSEYLFIIEPDRNERGEVIGVSCFLWNLTREQAVERALQNSHAQLCSLVAEAPTSMALLDKNFRYLAASRSWVKNYGRGRTELVGCYHYDVWPDAPETWKQIHREALAGKHFSGDDELWEFPDGTKSWLRWAVYPWRDIYGEVGGIVFSIDDISEQKRAVEALKVSEEKFRMMAETVPDMLFITRADGYSEYLNEGYYSATGLERGSGRGDGWIESIHPDDRERIMKAWMTAVTNGEPYEARLRIVNMQKGTVRWYVARALPMRNEAGEIVRWFGCGTDIEDQVREAALRETDRRKDEFLAMLSHELRNPLAAIRSASYVLEHAHAGEASGQNAREVIKRQTTYLTRIVDDLLDITRVTRGKIQIEKRPLELGAIVQRTVDDYLPEYESRKVELDCWLGSKQVWVDGDATRLVQVIGNLLNNAVKFTPAGGHVEVFLKCENKQAVLRVRDTGCGIPPEKLNALFEPFTQIEFTLDSGRGGLGLGLALVKGIVELHGGSVSVSSAGRGQGAELTVKLPLTTPQERQDAPQKASLLLKRRVLVIEDNIDNAESMKQVLQLLGQDVHVAHDGISGIALARALQPDVVLCDIGLPGMSGLDVARQMRSEEAFRKTRLVALSGYGLPKDRQNTAAAGFSKHLVKPVAIEDLERLIAEDAGGD; translated from the coding sequence ATGGCCCAGAGCCTTCCCAAGCACGATGAACAGCCTTCCCCTGATCACGCCACTTCGCCCCCAACCTCGTTCGAGCTGACCCAGCGTCGTTTGCTGAATGCCGTGCGAGCATCGCCTGCCGTGCTGCTGAAACAGGATCGCGAGCTCCGTTTCACGTCGGTCGTCAACCCGTCGCCACCGCTGACGGAGGCAGACGTACTGGGCAAGACCGAGCTCGACTTTTTTCCGTGCGAACAAGCCGAAGAGATGCAGCGCATGAAGCGCGACGTGATGGCGTCGGGTCAAGCCGCTCGGCACGTCGTCACCTGCACCCTGCGCGGACAAGTCAGTGAATACCTCTTCATCATCGAGCCGGATCGCAATGAACGAGGAGAAGTCATTGGCGTGTCGTGTTTTTTGTGGAACCTGACACGGGAGCAAGCGGTCGAGCGGGCGCTGCAAAATAGCCACGCGCAGCTTTGTTCGCTCGTGGCCGAAGCACCCACGAGCATGGCGCTTCTCGACAAGAATTTCCGTTATCTGGCCGCGAGTCGCTCGTGGGTCAAGAACTACGGCCGCGGGCGCACGGAGCTCGTTGGGTGCTACCATTACGATGTTTGGCCGGACGCACCCGAAACATGGAAGCAGATCCATCGGGAGGCGCTCGCAGGCAAGCATTTTAGCGGCGACGACGAGTTGTGGGAATTTCCGGATGGAACGAAGTCATGGCTTCGATGGGCCGTGTATCCGTGGCGAGACATTTACGGTGAGGTCGGGGGGATCGTTTTCTCCATCGACGACATTTCGGAGCAAAAACGTGCGGTGGAGGCGCTGAAAGTAAGCGAGGAGAAGTTCCGCATGATGGCGGAGACCGTACCGGACATGCTTTTCATTACCCGTGCAGACGGGTATTCGGAATACTTGAACGAAGGATATTATTCGGCCACGGGGCTCGAGCGGGGGTCAGGGCGCGGGGATGGGTGGATAGAAAGCATTCATCCGGACGATCGCGAACGGATCATGAAAGCGTGGATGACGGCCGTGACGAATGGTGAGCCGTACGAGGCGCGATTGCGCATCGTCAACATGCAGAAAGGAACCGTGCGCTGGTATGTCGCGCGGGCCTTGCCGATGCGTAACGAAGCGGGGGAGATCGTGCGTTGGTTCGGATGTGGCACGGACATCGAGGATCAAGTGCGCGAGGCTGCGCTACGGGAGACCGATCGTCGCAAAGACGAATTTTTGGCGATGTTGTCGCACGAGCTTCGGAATCCGCTCGCTGCCATTCGAAGCGCGTCGTACGTGCTCGAACACGCACATGCGGGAGAAGCATCCGGGCAGAATGCGCGAGAGGTCATCAAACGACAAACGACGTATCTGACGCGTATCGTCGATGATTTGCTGGACATTACGCGTGTGACGCGCGGGAAGATTCAGATCGAAAAACGCCCATTGGAGCTCGGAGCCATCGTCCAGCGGACGGTGGACGATTATCTACCGGAATACGAAAGCCGCAAAGTCGAGCTCGATTGTTGGCTTGGTTCGAAACAGGTGTGGGTGGACGGTGACGCCACGCGGCTCGTGCAGGTGATTGGCAATTTGTTGAACAACGCCGTCAAGTTCACGCCTGCCGGGGGCCATGTCGAGGTATTCTTGAAATGCGAAAACAAGCAAGCGGTGCTCCGCGTGCGAGATACGGGTTGCGGGATTCCTCCGGAGAAGCTGAACGCGCTATTCGAACCTTTCACGCAAATCGAATTCACGCTGGATAGCGGGCGCGGAGGCTTGGGGCTGGGCCTTGCGCTCGTGAAGGGAATCGTCGAGCTGCATGGGGGAAGCGTGAGCGTATCGAGCGCGGGGCGAGGCCAAGGAGCGGAGTTGACCGTGAAATTGCCGCTCACGACGCCGCAAGAGCGGCAGGATGCTCCGCAAAAAGCAAGCTTATTGCTGAAGCGCCGAGTGCTCGTCATCGAGGACAACATCGACAATGCAGAATCCATGAAGCAAGTTTTGCAGCTCCTCGGACAGGATGTGCACGTGGCGCACGATGGCATATCGGGCATTGCTTTGGCGCGGGCACTACAACCGGACGTGGTGCTTTGCGACATTGGTTTGCCGGGGATGAGTGGCCTCGATGTTGCGCGACAAATGCGCTCGGAGGAAGCTTTTCGCAAGACGCGGCTCGTTGCCCTGAGCGGTTACGGGCTGCCGAAGGACCGGCAAAACACGGCCGCAGCCGGATTCTCGAAACACCTCGTCAAGCCCGTCGCCATCGAAGACTTGGAACGGCTCATTGCCGAAGACGCTGGAGGCGATTGA
- a CDS encoding carboxymuconolactone decarboxylase family protein yields MEVLHQQYGKLLELVRKLIGVVPNCDPYMEIWPTSFRTYNVLVPNFLNLPFALWGAGAPADVVGLAMYVASRNAGCAYCSAHTTSFALRRGADPDKITRALKGEDAGYTPRERAAMKVAQSLARVPIELTDAERTEIGKHFSPELVEWIVLGIAMMGFLNKFMDAIGVELENDTVAEVNSVISSTGWSPGKHATDVMKNLPNRPRPNADTFLQKLSVVPLIPSALSKDRQWTAGVPDFWPAVGKYLKEHTGSDFSILSKLTHERAIRAIGVIVRDNLDAGSSAVGLPLKVQVGLVYATVVGNKSLAAEMRALGVRHNVTAEKMDAVVKFAGSQTRPAPSIDAKSKAVLVLARAASPSPAVVDDSVIEECRAAELSAASVVEVVTWISVLQMLHRLIGYYG; encoded by the coding sequence ATGGAGGTACTGCACCAGCAATATGGCAAGCTTCTGGAGCTCGTCCGGAAGCTCATCGGGGTCGTACCGAATTGCGATCCCTACATGGAGATTTGGCCGACATCTTTCCGCACCTACAACGTGCTCGTGCCCAATTTCCTCAATTTGCCGTTCGCGCTCTGGGGCGCCGGTGCACCCGCGGATGTGGTGGGTTTGGCCATGTACGTCGCAAGTCGCAATGCGGGGTGCGCGTATTGTTCTGCCCATACGACGTCGTTTGCGCTGCGACGAGGGGCCGATCCGGACAAGATAACGCGAGCATTGAAAGGCGAAGATGCAGGATACACGCCGCGAGAACGAGCTGCGATGAAGGTCGCGCAATCGCTCGCGCGCGTGCCCATTGAATTGACCGATGCCGAGCGAACCGAGATCGGTAAGCATTTTTCGCCCGAGTTGGTCGAGTGGATCGTGCTTGGCATTGCCATGATGGGATTTCTCAACAAATTCATGGATGCCATCGGTGTGGAGCTCGAAAACGACACCGTCGCCGAGGTGAATTCAGTCATCAGTTCCACCGGTTGGTCGCCTGGAAAGCACGCGACCGATGTCATGAAAAACCTTCCGAATCGGCCAAGGCCCAACGCCGATACGTTTTTACAAAAACTCTCCGTGGTGCCATTGATTCCATCGGCGTTGTCCAAAGATAGACAATGGACCGCGGGGGTTCCGGATTTTTGGCCCGCGGTGGGCAAGTATCTGAAAGAGCACACGGGATCGGATTTTTCGATTCTCTCCAAGTTGACGCACGAACGTGCCATTCGTGCCATTGGCGTCATCGTGCGCGACAACTTGGATGCCGGTTCGAGCGCGGTGGGTTTGCCGCTGAAGGTGCAAGTGGGGCTGGTTTATGCGACGGTCGTGGGCAACAAGTCGCTTGCGGCGGAAATGCGAGCGCTCGGGGTTCGACACAATGTCACGGCGGAAAAAATGGATGCGGTCGTGAAGTTTGCCGGTAGTCAAACGCGTCCGGCGCCATCGATCGATGCGAAATCGAAAGCGGTGCTCGTATTGGCGCGCGCGGCTTCACCGAGCCCGGCGGTCGTCGACGACAGCGTCATCGAGGAATGCCGCGCGGCGGAGCTTTCGGCGGCGAGCGTCGTGGAAGTGGTGACATGGATCAGCGTGCTGCAGATGCTGCATAGGCTGATTGGGTATTACGGCTGA
- a CDS encoding DUF2169 domain-containing protein, protein MPPRNAPPALKIAFHHHILIPSVAMDLVSLCPLQAWAFVWQSQDGRHAQTVVVKATFVLAPSRVSLAEEQDGANEEDGYWNDDPTRSVVAPSDKAPYKARADVMLVGHAYAPNKQPVRSLATRIIVGDFDKSIEVFCDRGFRIHDGQLLEGQRFTKSRLSWERAAGGPDSANPIGIRFDAQPDAYGIVAIPNLQPPGLFVSKRSDVFVPVCYGPVAPSWPGRAARLGRLAGTFPQPGWSDKPLPEGLDPMFFQAAPPDQQVAEIRQNERIILENLHPEHPYLVTSLPGLKPRALVERATGEREEVSFVADTLLIDTDRGVCVVAWRGSVGLRHAQEAGRISVTMIEDAAAPVPRVSVPVSGADDDEDVANGTRTIIPQSETKRPVGKTFVPGVTSVSRVMPFVGADNNPARPPAPTPRPSDAALPFLRADQAPASSEPSSGTGPSWFKDRPSQAVPSAPVTPSGMPWPMSTGPATALPVAPPMGGPPPAKAPPGTVVAPVAGGPAPPMKPPAVAPSAMAAVPPPPAAVPPPPPVAVASPRGTAEPSSSPWASGPPTGAVAAAVGLGVGAAVVATASVAASSSAKPGTAAALSDAAADAQVRSAPAAQPAIKPLTPSPTSNKPPRPSNGDVLDLIWYEESFVPRIRSYWEELVTELDFEPADPRRDLGAEDPEKARTRHNVFGILSDGEMVDPSGISRIVNDAVNQRGRFTPPLALTGGELRFPFDEVETLKAMIVAMTPFLGSDKRLKEMVDSMTELLKTPYLQGSTGIVDKLTRDLRGQFRESNRSLPATYLDGHVERLLLEQRRYAIRKVFGGEFIRALLMIPAEGGMKGQASEASIPVYMPKTLDQTLPMLVSMKVRLIVEAHLQQDPYDTSSYALRTVALGRSYQMDAIRAAAGK, encoded by the coding sequence TTGCCTCCTCGAAACGCGCCGCCTGCTCTAAAGATTGCCTTTCATCATCACATCCTGATACCCTCGGTGGCGATGGACTTGGTGTCGCTCTGCCCGCTGCAGGCTTGGGCCTTCGTGTGGCAATCGCAGGATGGCCGGCATGCGCAAACGGTCGTCGTCAAAGCCACCTTCGTGCTTGCTCCCAGCAGGGTGTCGCTCGCTGAAGAACAGGATGGAGCGAACGAAGAGGACGGCTACTGGAACGACGACCCGACTCGCAGCGTCGTGGCGCCCAGCGACAAAGCGCCCTACAAAGCGCGCGCCGATGTGATGCTCGTCGGGCATGCCTATGCGCCGAACAAGCAGCCCGTTCGGTCGCTCGCGACGCGGATCATCGTCGGCGACTTCGACAAGTCCATCGAAGTGTTCTGCGATCGCGGTTTTCGCATTCATGACGGACAGCTCCTCGAAGGGCAACGCTTCACCAAGTCGCGCCTGTCCTGGGAACGCGCGGCCGGCGGTCCCGATTCGGCAAACCCCATCGGCATCCGCTTCGATGCGCAGCCAGATGCGTACGGAATCGTTGCGATCCCCAACTTGCAACCCCCGGGACTCTTTGTATCCAAACGATCGGACGTGTTCGTGCCCGTGTGTTATGGGCCCGTTGCGCCAAGCTGGCCGGGACGAGCGGCGCGGCTCGGTCGGCTTGCTGGGACGTTTCCGCAGCCTGGATGGTCGGACAAGCCTCTCCCCGAGGGGCTCGATCCGATGTTCTTCCAAGCTGCTCCGCCGGATCAGCAAGTTGCCGAGATCCGGCAAAACGAGCGCATCATCCTCGAAAACCTGCACCCCGAACACCCGTACTTGGTCACGAGTCTGCCTGGGCTGAAACCGCGCGCGCTGGTGGAACGGGCGACGGGGGAGCGCGAGGAAGTGTCGTTCGTGGCCGATACGCTGCTCATCGATACGGATCGAGGCGTATGCGTCGTGGCGTGGCGCGGGAGCGTCGGGCTTCGGCATGCGCAGGAGGCGGGACGGATTTCCGTCACGATGATCGAAGATGCAGCGGCGCCGGTGCCGCGCGTTTCAGTGCCCGTGTCGGGGGCGGACGACGATGAGGATGTCGCGAATGGGACGAGGACGATCATCCCGCAGAGCGAGACGAAGCGGCCGGTAGGGAAGACGTTCGTTCCGGGGGTGACATCGGTTTCTCGCGTGATGCCTTTCGTTGGAGCGGACAACAATCCTGCGCGTCCGCCAGCGCCCACGCCGCGCCCGAGCGATGCGGCACTGCCGTTTCTTCGAGCGGATCAAGCTCCGGCGAGCAGTGAGCCGTCGAGTGGTACGGGGCCGTCGTGGTTCAAGGATCGGCCTAGTCAGGCGGTGCCGTCGGCGCCGGTTACGCCTTCGGGGATGCCGTGGCCCATGAGCACTGGGCCTGCGACGGCGCTGCCCGTAGCGCCGCCCATGGGGGGACCTCCTCCCGCCAAGGCGCCTCCGGGAACGGTGGTTGCACCGGTGGCGGGCGGTCCAGCGCCGCCCATGAAGCCGCCGGCGGTGGCTCCGAGCGCCATGGCAGCCGTGCCACCTCCGCCGGCAGCCGTGCCGCCGCCGCCACCGGTTGCTGTCGCGTCCCCACGCGGCACGGCGGAGCCATCGAGCAGTCCGTGGGCGTCTGGGCCGCCGACGGGCGCAGTTGCTGCCGCCGTGGGACTTGGTGTTGGCGCTGCGGTCGTTGCTACGGCGTCCGTAGCCGCGTCGAGCTCGGCCAAGCCTGGGACCGCCGCGGCGTTGAGCGATGCCGCTGCCGATGCGCAGGTGCGTTCGGCGCCGGCGGCGCAACCGGCCATCAAGCCGCTGACTCCGTCACCAACGTCGAACAAGCCGCCTCGGCCGTCCAACGGGGATGTCCTCGACCTCATTTGGTACGAGGAGAGCTTCGTGCCGCGTATTCGCAGCTATTGGGAGGAGCTCGTCACGGAGCTCGACTTCGAGCCTGCGGATCCGCGGCGGGACCTTGGCGCCGAAGATCCCGAAAAAGCGCGAACGCGCCACAATGTTTTCGGCATTTTGTCCGACGGCGAGATGGTGGATCCATCGGGCATCTCGCGGATCGTCAATGACGCGGTGAATCAACGAGGCCGATTCACGCCGCCGCTCGCGCTCACGGGTGGTGAATTGCGATTTCCATTCGACGAAGTAGAGACGCTCAAGGCGATGATCGTGGCGATGACGCCGTTTTTGGGCTCGGACAAGCGGCTCAAGGAAATGGTCGATTCGATGACCGAGCTCCTCAAGACGCCGTACTTGCAAGGTTCGACGGGTATCGTCGACAAGCTCACGCGTGATCTTCGCGGCCAATTTCGGGAATCGAACCGTTCGCTCCCTGCGACGTATTTGGATGGGCATGTCGAGCGGCTTCTTTTGGAGCAGCGCCGTTATGCCATACGTAAAGTTTTCGGTGGTGAGTTCATTCGGGCGCTATTGATGATACCGGCTGAAGGGGGCATGAAGGGACAGGCGTCGGAGGCGTCGATTCCGGTGTACATGCCCAAGACGCTCGACCAAACGTTGCCGATGCTCGTTTCGATGAAGGTTCGGCTCATCGTCGAGGCTCACTTGCAGCAGGATCCGTACGACACGAGCTCGTACGCGCTTCGCACC